One Myxococcota bacterium DNA segment encodes these proteins:
- a CDS encoding type II secretion system protein, whose amino-acid sequence MKGFSLVESVLAMVIIGAGFVGVVMAIPGMARTSLLADQSIVATNLAAEALEKVMARRDCNAAGCGYASTIAAIAANGYNANPVSGFTGYVLTVTVLEVNPDADTGTDDFLDANVGSGYARVTAQVNFNNNANTIKLATMITNY is encoded by the coding sequence ATGAAAGGCTTTTCTTTGGTTGAAAGTGTGCTTGCAATGGTGATTATTGGCGCAGGGTTTGTCGGTGTTGTGATGGCGATTCCTGGCATGGCAAGGACGTCCTTGCTTGCAGATCAATCCATTGTAGCGACCAATCTTGCCGCGGAGGCGTTGGAAAAAGTGATGGCGCGACGCGACTGTAACGCTGCAGGGTGCGGCTACGCGTCCACAATTGCCGCTATTGCAGCAAATGGCTATAATGCAAATCCGGTATCGGGTTTTACCGGGTATGTGCTGACGGTAACCGTGCTTGAGGTAAATCCAGATGCAGATACTGGAACAGACGACTTTTTAGATGCGAATGTTGGCTCTGGCTATGCGCGAGTGACTGCACAGGTAAATTTTAACAATAACGCCAACACGATTAAACTGGCGACAATGATAACCAACTATTAA
- a CDS encoding GspH/FimT family pseudopilin has protein sequence MRANGFTLAELVLVIGLAGILSVTAFVYAPSLSTTRLDTAAQQVYSDIEHAKQNASSTGVTSGVSFVNGGAYTVYQGTTATPLTHPQTKQNMVITLSTKYPGISISGNYVVEFNELGAPTTGGGGSVTISSGSATRTITVTANTGRLVMP, from the coding sequence ATGAGGGCGAATGGGTTTACACTCGCTGAGTTGGTGCTGGTTATCGGTTTAGCCGGCATATTAAGTGTAACGGCGTTCGTTTATGCGCCGTCTCTCAGCACCACGCGTTTGGATACTGCGGCTCAGCAAGTGTATTCAGATATCGAACATGCGAAGCAAAACGCCTCTTCTACAGGCGTCACTTCGGGTGTTTCTTTTGTTAATGGGGGCGCCTACACGGTTTACCAAGGAACGACCGCCACGCCGCTTACACATCCACAGACCAAACAAAATATGGTGATCACGTTATCCACCAAATATCCGGGCATTAGTATCAGCGGCAACTACGTGGTGGAGTTTAATGAATTGGGGGCACCAACCACGGGCGGAGGGGGCAGTGTTACGATATCGAGTGGATCGGCTACTCGGACGATTACCGTAACTGCCAACACGGGTAGACTGGTGATGCCATGA
- a CDS encoding type II secretion system protein: protein MNQMKGFTLIELVLVIAILGILAVAAIPTFLTGSLNSARVASMNATVGAIQTGIAIFAATNMASYGTVSYPATLDSASNGAATPANRHFTSILQNGVSSQWIKGSATSYTFDMNADSTVTTGTDTCCTYTVATGLFTCATC, encoded by the coding sequence ATGAATCAAATGAAAGGCTTTACTTTGATCGAATTAGTGTTGGTGATTGCAATTTTAGGAATTTTGGCAGTCGCAGCAATTCCAACTTTCTTGACCGGCTCTTTAAACTCTGCGCGGGTTGCCTCCATGAACGCTACCGTCGGTGCGATTCAAACCGGTATTGCGATTTTTGCAGCTACAAATATGGCTTCCTATGGTACCGTTAGCTACCCTGCGACCTTAGACAGTGCGAGTAACGGTGCGGCGACTCCTGCCAATCGTCACTTTACCAGTATCTTGCAGAACGGTGTATCGTCTCAATGGATTAAAGGTTCGGCCACTTCATATACATTTGATATGAATGCGGATTCAACGGTAACAACGGGAACAGACACTTGTTGTACCTATACTGTCGCAACTGGGTTGTTTACCTGCGCAACTTGCTAG
- the gcvPA gene encoding aminomethyl-transferring glycine dehydrogenase subunit GcvPA: protein MRYLSQTSDDVQAMLAAIQRPSVESLFQSIPAANFLKRSLNLPPAMSEIELKIMLADLAGTPPKASFLGAGATAHFVPEMVSQMLLRGEWLTAYTPYQPEVSQGTLQAIFEFQTMVASLFGLEIANASMYDGATALAEACLMACRLRPQAQAIQFHDGIHPEYIETCKTFLGAAGIRIVSSGPVAAYVYQNPNFFGQLEDQRTIIAKAHEQSALAIAVCTDPVALGAIQSPGFLGADIAVGEGLGLCGHLSLGGPGVGLFATKKEFLRQMPGRLCGQTTDMNGKRGFVLTLSTREQHIRREKATSNICTNHNLMALAFSMALSLYGKSGFRNLAYQNIKKTLYFRQKAAASGLNITQVGPHFNETLIALTPTQVVQAKQLEQDDLFPGVWVGQWFPELANHLLVCTTELHTNEQIDALVESLS, encoded by the coding sequence ATGCGCTATTTGTCTCAAACAAGTGACGACGTTCAGGCCATGCTAGCCGCCATCCAACGGCCCTCCGTTGAAAGTCTTTTTCAAAGCATTCCGGCTGCAAATTTTTTAAAGCGATCGCTTAATTTGCCACCTGCGATGAGTGAAATTGAGCTTAAGATCATGCTAGCAGATCTGGCAGGAACCCCTCCGAAAGCCTCTTTTTTGGGTGCAGGTGCGACAGCTCATTTTGTACCCGAGATGGTTTCGCAGATGCTGCTACGCGGCGAATGGCTCACCGCTTATACGCCCTATCAGCCAGAGGTTTCTCAGGGCACTTTGCAGGCCATCTTCGAGTTTCAAACCATGGTTGCCTCTTTGTTTGGATTAGAGATCGCCAATGCATCGATGTACGATGGCGCAACGGCTCTGGCTGAGGCCTGCTTGATGGCCTGCCGGCTTAGGCCACAGGCCCAAGCCATCCAGTTTCATGATGGGATACATCCCGAATATATAGAAACCTGCAAAACATTTTTAGGCGCTGCAGGAATTCGAATCGTAAGCTCAGGCCCTGTCGCAGCCTATGTGTACCAAAATCCGAACTTTTTTGGCCAATTAGAAGATCAAAGGACGATCATTGCCAAAGCTCATGAACAAAGCGCGCTGGCGATCGCTGTTTGCACCGATCCAGTCGCTTTAGGAGCTATCCAATCTCCCGGCTTTTTAGGAGCAGACATCGCAGTCGGAGAAGGCCTGGGATTATGTGGGCATCTAAGTTTAGGAGGCCCTGGGGTTGGCCTATTCGCTACAAAGAAAGAATTTTTGCGGCAAATGCCAGGGCGCTTATGCGGCCAAACCACTGATATGAACGGTAAGCGAGGCTTCGTTTTAACGCTGTCCACTCGCGAGCAGCATATCCGGCGCGAGAAAGCGACGTCCAACATTTGCACTAACCACAACCTGATGGCGTTAGCTTTCAGCATGGCGCTCTCTTTGTATGGAAAATCAGGCTTCAGAAATCTAGCTTATCAAAATATCAAGAAAACGCTTTATTTCAGGCAAAAGGCAGCGGCCTCCGGACTGAATATCACCCAAGTTGGGCCTCATTTTAACGAAACATTAATAGCGCTAACGCCAACGCAAGTTGTACAAGCTAAGCAGCTTGAGCAAGATGACCTTTTCCCAGGCGTTTGGGTGGGGCAATGGTTTCCCGAACTGGCAAATCACTTGCTGGTGTGCACCACCGAATTGCATACGAATGAGCAAATAGATGCTTTGGTGGAGAGCTTGTCATGA
- the gcvPB gene encoding aminomethyl-transferring glycine dehydrogenase subunit GcvPB, whose product MIGRTNFDFDEKLLFEHGSKGRCGVDLPAMHLADDEVRQMLGEHERLLPNEPLLPECSEPEINRHYTRLSRWNFSIDTNSYPLGSCTMKYNPRINEWAGRLPGFSQLHPYLPKWRLKNAFYLMSELEKYLGEIGGFSGVSLQPAAGAHGEFAGVMMIDKALKARGESRTKMLVPHSAHGTNPASAAFFGYEIVTLESGADGLINLEELKSKMDNQCAGIMITNPNTLGLFEKNISEICQVVHEHGGFVYGDGANLNALMGIVRPGDCGIDVMHFNLHKTFTTPHGGGGPGCGAVGVCEELKKFLPEAGEQSIGRIRSFYGNFGMMVRAFTYMREMGPDGLKKASEMAVLNANYVKALLRPYLHLPYETDCLHEVVFTDKKQSAQNISTLDIAKGLIDKGIHPPTVYFPLVVSGAMMIEPTETESKEDLDRLCEAFIEVLHEDSAKLKISPTHTALGRLNEAKAARNPILVFEHD is encoded by the coding sequence ATGATCGGGCGCACCAATTTCGATTTCGATGAAAAGCTGCTGTTTGAACATGGCTCTAAAGGCAGATGTGGCGTGGATTTGCCGGCAATGCACTTAGCAGATGACGAAGTTCGTCAAATGCTTGGAGAACACGAACGTTTGCTACCCAACGAACCGCTGTTGCCTGAATGTTCTGAGCCTGAAATCAACCGGCATTATACGCGCCTCAGCCGCTGGAACTTTTCAATAGATACGAACTCGTACCCGCTGGGCTCGTGCACCATGAAATACAATCCTAGGATTAATGAATGGGCAGGACGATTGCCTGGCTTTTCTCAGCTCCACCCCTATCTACCAAAATGGCGCCTTAAAAATGCTTTTTATCTGATGTCGGAGCTCGAAAAATATCTTGGCGAAATCGGCGGTTTCAGCGGTGTTTCTCTTCAACCTGCGGCAGGCGCTCATGGCGAATTTGCAGGCGTTATGATGATTGATAAGGCGTTAAAAGCTCGCGGTGAATCTCGCACCAAGATGTTGGTGCCGCACAGCGCCCATGGGACCAACCCCGCCTCCGCCGCGTTTTTTGGCTACGAAATCGTCACGCTGGAAAGCGGCGCAGACGGCTTAATTAATCTAGAAGAGCTCAAATCTAAAATGGATAACCAGTGCGCTGGGATTATGATCACAAACCCAAACACACTTGGGCTATTCGAAAAAAATATCTCAGAAATCTGTCAGGTGGTCCACGAACATGGAGGCTTTGTTTATGGAGACGGGGCTAACTTAAACGCCTTGATGGGCATCGTTAGGCCAGGCGATTGCGGCATTGATGTGATGCATTTCAACCTACATAAGACCTTCACCACGCCCCATGGTGGCGGCGGCCCCGGTTGCGGCGCTGTCGGCGTATGCGAGGAGCTTAAAAAATTTCTACCGGAGGCAGGCGAGCAGTCAATCGGACGCATCCGAAGTTTTTACGGCAATTTTGGCATGATGGTCAGAGCCTTTACCTATATGAGAGAGATGGGTCCTGATGGTCTCAAAAAAGCTAGCGAAATGGCTGTTCTCAATGCGAACTATGTCAAAGCGCTATTACGGCCCTACCTGCACCTGCCATACGAAACAGACTGTTTACATGAAGTTGTCTTCACGGATAAAAAGCAAAGCGCTCAAAACATCAGCACACTGGATATTGCGAAAGGTCTAATCGATAAAGGCATTCACCCACCGACTGTGTATTTTCCGCTGGTGGTATCAGGCGCCATGATGATTGAGCCAACCGAAACCGAATCCAAAGAAGATTTAGACAGATTATGTGAAGCATTCATCGAAGTGCTTCACGAAGATTCGGCCAAGCTAAAAATCAGCCCTACCCACACCGCCCTAGGCCGTTTAAACGAAGCCAAGGCAGCAAGAAATCCGATATTGGTATTTGAGCATGACTAA
- the phhA gene encoding phenylalanine 4-monooxygenase, producing the protein MTKKSIYVAKPPDSRGYVDYTPEEDETWSILYQRQHKIIQGRACDEYLTGLELLAIPKDKVPQCPEISEHLKKATGWAVTPVPKIISIDAFFDLLANKHFPAATFIRTREELDYLKEPDIFHEFFGHCPLLTNKAYADFIESYGKMAQRADHKTRSILGRLFWFTIEFGLVSSAKGLRVYGGGILSSYTETTYALQSDVPTRLPFDIREVMKTAYRYDEIQKKYFVLDSLKSLFKIIQLDLPALAEKVALNTDQDQDFITC; encoded by the coding sequence ATGACTAAAAAAAGTATCTATGTTGCCAAGCCTCCCGATTCGCGTGGATATGTGGATTACACACCAGAAGAAGACGAAACTTGGAGCATTTTGTACCAGCGCCAGCACAAAATAATCCAGGGGCGCGCTTGCGACGAATATCTGACAGGTCTCGAGCTGCTGGCCATTCCTAAGGACAAGGTTCCGCAATGTCCTGAGATTAGCGAGCACCTAAAAAAAGCGACCGGTTGGGCAGTTACCCCTGTTCCAAAAATCATTTCCATCGATGCGTTTTTCGACCTGCTTGCCAACAAGCATTTCCCAGCAGCTACGTTTATCCGCACCCGTGAAGAACTCGATTATTTGAAAGAGCCTGACATCTTCCATGAGTTTTTTGGCCACTGCCCGCTGTTGACCAATAAGGCGTACGCGGATTTTATCGAGTCCTACGGGAAAATGGCGCAACGTGCCGATCATAAAACCCGCTCAATTTTAGGCAGACTTTTTTGGTTTACCATTGAGTTTGGTTTGGTGAGCTCCGCGAAAGGCCTTAGGGTTTATGGCGGGGGTATTTTGTCATCTTACACAGAAACAACCTATGCGCTTCAAAGCGACGTGCCAACGCGTCTGCCATTTGACATTCGAGAAGTTATGAAAACCGCCTATCGATATGACGAAATTCAGAAAAAATATTTTGTGCTAGATTCTCTTAAAAGTTTATTTAAAATAATTCAGCTCGATCTGCCTGCCTTGGCAGAAAAAGTCGCGCTAAACACCGACCAGGACCAGGATTTTATTACATGTTAA
- a CDS encoding 4a-hydroxytetrahydrobiopterin dehydratase, with the protein MLKHCKPCEGGVSPMSLKDASTRVQQLKGWSLSLEGDNISKFWLFKNHYQVMAFINAIAFISHREGHHPDITFGYNSARVIYTTHAVKGLSENDFICASYIDALSE; encoded by the coding sequence ATGTTAAAACATTGCAAACCTTGTGAAGGTGGCGTTTCACCCATGTCTTTAAAGGATGCCAGTACGCGGGTTCAACAACTTAAGGGTTGGAGCTTAAGCCTAGAGGGCGACAATATCTCCAAGTTTTGGCTATTTAAAAACCATTACCAGGTCATGGCCTTTATCAATGCCATTGCGTTTATATCGCATCGTGAAGGGCATCATCCGGACATTACTTTTGGCTATAATAGTGCCAGAGTTATCTATACGACACATGCCGTTAAAGGCTTATCAGAAAATGACTTTATTTGCGCATCCTATATTGATGCGCTATCGGAGTAA
- the tmk gene encoding dTMP kinase, translated as MFIALEGIDGSGHTTQATALAEALKRRGRKVFVTAQPSSGLIGKIIRDFLQGKVTQEDHFPEALALLFAADRLHHISNEIKPKLEQGIDVICDRYVLSSWVYQGLEVSEDWVRRINQFALLPDLTLLIDTPLSEATQRREARGGVVEIFETQDLQRTIRERYLELAPSIHAHIVEGSGTPDEVTQRLLEVAWPKLSAS; from the coding sequence ATGTTTATCGCTTTAGAAGGCATTGACGGATCCGGACACACGACCCAAGCCACCGCTTTAGCAGAAGCTCTCAAAAGGCGCGGTCGTAAAGTTTTTGTTACCGCCCAGCCCAGCAGCGGTCTAATTGGCAAAATTATTCGCGATTTTTTGCAAGGAAAAGTCACGCAAGAAGACCACTTCCCCGAAGCCCTCGCACTATTATTTGCTGCCGATCGACTGCATCATATTAGTAATGAAATCAAACCCAAGTTAGAACAAGGCATCGATGTTATCTGCGACCGCTATGTGCTATCCAGCTGGGTTTATCAAGGTCTTGAGGTTAGTGAAGACTGGGTTCGGCGCATCAACCAATTTGCGTTGCTGCCAGATTTAACCCTCCTCATTGATACGCCTTTAAGCGAGGCAACCCAAAGACGCGAAGCCCGCGGCGGTGTGGTTGAGATTTTCGAAACCCAAGATCTGCAAAGAACCATTCGGGAGCGCTATTTAGAACTCGCACCCTCCATACATGCCCATATCGTTGAGGGTAGCGGCACACCCGATGAAGTCACTCAAAGACTCCTGGAGGTCGCTTGGCCCAAATTATCGGCATCTTAA
- the folP gene encoding dihydropteroate synthase: MAQIIGILNITPDSCSDGGLYMETYKAVEHAHQMLSDGAAWIDVGGESTRPGATPITPEEELARVLPVIKALIASGVRNLSIDTRNATTARSCLEAGALWLNDVSALSHDPYMLTLAKDFEHVTLMHMYGASHDIISEIATFLKNRVEIAVNAGVSLGRISIDPGIGFGKSADQDFTILKNLSAFSPIAPVYAGPSRKKFMGPLLGLPNYGPERDYGTIGAVLHAAQNGASYIRVHNVRAAVDALKVLGAIMSAGNL, translated from the coding sequence TTGGCCCAAATTATCGGCATCTTAAACATCACGCCCGATAGTTGTTCGGATGGCGGGCTTTATATGGAAACTTACAAGGCTGTTGAGCATGCACACCAAATGCTCTCCGATGGTGCCGCATGGATTGATGTCGGTGGTGAATCCACCCGTCCCGGCGCTACACCCATTACCCCTGAAGAAGAGCTCGCCAGGGTGCTGCCCGTCATAAAAGCGCTGATTGCCAGCGGCGTGCGAAACCTCAGCATCGATACCCGTAATGCTACCACCGCGCGCAGTTGTTTAGAAGCTGGAGCGCTTTGGCTTAATGACGTCTCCGCTCTAAGCCACGATCCTTATATGCTCACCCTGGCAAAGGACTTCGAGCATGTCACCCTTATGCACATGTATGGCGCATCACATGATATCATTTCTGAAATCGCCACTTTTTTAAAAAACCGAGTCGAAATAGCTGTAAACGCAGGTGTCTCGCTTGGGCGGATTTCTATTGACCCAGGCATAGGTTTTGGAAAATCCGCTGACCAAGACTTCACGATCTTGAAAAACCTTTCAGCTTTCTCCCCCATTGCCCCGGTATACGCAGGCCCGAGCCGCAAAAAATTTATGGGGCCGCTTTTGGGCTTGCCAAATTATGGGCCTGAACGCGATTACGGAACGATTGGAGCCGTGCTACACGCCGCTCAAAATGGTGCAAGTTACATTCGGGTTCACAATGTGAGAGCCGCTGTTGATGCGCTCAAAGTTTTGGGCGCCATCATGTCTGCGGGTAATCTCTAG
- a CDS encoding MFS transporter, protein MSIASYRTAPSSTEQGWPKGVPYIVGNEGCERFSYYGMSAILYTYIVAMHGSGDFATSVVHLFISGVYAFPMIGAVIADRLLGKYHTILWFSLVYCLGHFVLSMTEGSMAGMYVGLGLIALGAGGIKPCVSAHVGDQFGKSNWYLITKVYQLFYFMINFGSFFATLLIPLTQKYFGWSVAFAVPGILMFVATVVFWMGRNKFVHIPAKPGGFLGFLDALSSTFLFMTIGSLAFTARFSTPFAISISVACFMIGLVLFQVRQNHSPDDGFLAVSVAATSDWFKRMMMRIANIGVVFSMATSSGNPQPRRAVVRASAIRQQFSEESIEGTLAVLRIVSIFLFVSIFWALFDQHGSSWIRQAQMMNLKLGGVELLASQIQGLNPLLIMLLIPVMSKLFGHIKPLVRMSVGMGIASVSFVVVAVIQAQLDGGNQLHVGWQLLPYTLITIAEVLVSITGLEFAYTQAPKRMKSTVMGFWLLSVAFGNILVAFTARFAALPLVSFFWVFAGLMALAALLFSMRAYFYVPRDYPQT, encoded by the coding sequence ATGAGCATCGCATCCTATCGTACTGCACCTTCGTCCACGGAACAAGGCTGGCCCAAAGGTGTACCTTATATTGTAGGAAATGAGGGCTGCGAGCGCTTCAGCTACTATGGCATGAGTGCCATTTTATATACTTATATTGTGGCCATGCATGGCTCGGGAGACTTTGCGACTTCGGTCGTGCATTTGTTTATTTCGGGCGTGTACGCATTTCCCATGATTGGGGCGGTCATCGCGGACAGACTGTTAGGTAAATATCACACCATTTTGTGGTTTTCGTTGGTCTATTGCTTAGGCCACTTTGTCTTGTCTATGACCGAAGGTTCTATGGCAGGCATGTATGTGGGTCTTGGATTAATCGCGCTGGGGGCAGGGGGCATCAAACCTTGTGTGTCTGCGCATGTAGGCGATCAATTTGGAAAGTCGAATTGGTATTTGATCACTAAGGTCTATCAACTGTTCTATTTTATGATCAACTTTGGTTCGTTCTTTGCGACATTATTGATTCCACTAACTCAAAAATATTTTGGTTGGAGTGTTGCTTTCGCGGTTCCAGGCATCTTGATGTTTGTTGCGACGGTGGTTTTCTGGATGGGACGCAACAAATTCGTGCATATTCCGGCCAAGCCGGGCGGGTTCTTAGGATTTCTGGATGCGCTCAGCTCAACATTCCTATTTATGACCATTGGATCATTGGCATTTACGGCGCGATTTTCTACGCCCTTTGCGATCTCTATCTCAGTGGCTTGTTTCATGATTGGCTTGGTTTTGTTTCAAGTTAGGCAAAACCATTCTCCAGACGATGGCTTTTTGGCAGTGTCTGTTGCAGCGACTTCCGATTGGTTTAAGCGCATGATGATGCGAATTGCCAATATTGGCGTCGTGTTTTCCATGGCGACATCGTCGGGCAATCCGCAACCCAGAAGGGCGGTTGTCCGGGCATCAGCCATCCGCCAGCAGTTCAGTGAAGAATCTATCGAAGGCACTTTGGCTGTCTTGAGAATTGTAAGTATTTTTCTCTTCGTTAGCATTTTCTGGGCGCTGTTTGATCAGCACGGCTCCTCCTGGATTCGCCAAGCACAGATGATGAATCTTAAGTTGGGTGGCGTAGAGCTCTTGGCTTCGCAGATTCAGGGTTTAAACCCGCTTTTGATCATGCTTTTGATCCCTGTGATGTCCAAGCTGTTTGGGCATATTAAGCCTCTTGTGCGTATGTCCGTAGGCATGGGTATCGCCAGCGTATCGTTCGTGGTTGTTGCTGTGATCCAAGCTCAGCTGGATGGCGGCAACCAACTGCACGTCGGGTGGCAGTTACTGCCATATACATTGATAACCATTGCCGAAGTTTTGGTATCTATCACGGGGCTTGAGTTTGCTTACACACAAGCTCCTAAACGTATGAAATCAACGGTCATGGGCTTTTGGCTTTTAAGTGTAGCGTTTGGCAATATTTTGGTAGCTTTCACAGCGCGATTTGCGGCGCTCCCCTTGGTCAGCTTCTTTTGGGTATTTGCTGGGCTGATGGCTTTGGCTGCGCTTTTGTTTAGTATGCGGGCGTATTTTTATGTTCCTAGAGATTACCCGCAGACATGA
- a CDS encoding DUF192 domain-containing protein — MKTSCLCFLYSLLVACGAEGVRISFETAAKPVSFEIEIAKTPAELDKGLMNRKSLRPNAGMLFIFPDQQMRAFWMKDTLIPLDMIFMDAAKKIVGIVHGATPKSLDPRAVDAPAQYVLEINGGLAKQKGLKIGQQAAWKL, encoded by the coding sequence ATGAAAACTTCCTGCCTTTGCTTTTTGTATTCGCTGTTGGTCGCTTGTGGCGCCGAAGGCGTTCGAATTTCGTTTGAAACCGCTGCAAAGCCGGTATCTTTTGAGATCGAGATAGCGAAAACGCCCGCAGAGTTAGATAAAGGGCTGATGAATCGGAAATCGCTGCGCCCTAACGCGGGGATGCTTTTTATTTTTCCTGATCAGCAAATGCGTGCTTTTTGGATGAAAGACACGCTAATACCACTGGATATGATTTTCATGGATGCTGCCAAAAAGATTGTTGGCATCGTGCATGGCGCTACACCCAAAAGCCTAGATCCTAGGGCTGTCGATGCACCTGCTCAATATGTGCTTGAAATCAATGGCGGTTTGGCTAAGCAAAAGGGCTTAAAAATCGGCCAACAAGCCGCTTGGAAGCTTTAA
- a CDS encoding gamma carbonic anhydrase family protein → MTINPTVYIHPSAQIMGDVEIGAHSSIWPLAVLRGDMGKIIIGANTSIQDGTVCHATHGLSETRIGDCCTIGHRVILHGCQVEDGCLIGMGSILLDNCLVGKGSLVGAGSLITANFQIPPGSLVMGTPARVIRPLNEREQGIVAAGWPIYVENAKKYMTGV, encoded by the coding sequence ATGACCATCAATCCCACGGTTTACATTCACCCCAGCGCCCAAATTATGGGGGATGTTGAGATTGGTGCTCACAGCAGCATTTGGCCCCTGGCGGTTTTGCGCGGAGACATGGGCAAAATTATCATTGGCGCGAATACCTCTATTCAAGACGGCACCGTATGCCATGCCACCCATGGCTTAAGCGAAACGCGGATCGGAGATTGCTGCACCATCGGACATCGCGTCATATTGCATGGTTGCCAGGTAGAAGATGGATGCTTGATTGGCATGGGCTCCATCTTGCTTGATAACTGCTTGGTCGGTAAAGGCTCATTAGTTGGAGCGGGAAGCCTAATTACAGCCAATTTTCAGATCCCACCGGGATCATTGGTGATGGGAACTCCTGCCCGTGTGATCCGGCCTTTAAATGAGCGAGAACAAGGCATCGTGGCTGCTGGATGGCCAATTTATGTTGAAAACGCTAAAAAATACATGACTGGTGTATAA
- a CDS encoding response regulator: protein MPSILIVDDEELLRSMLVLNFENQGFKIFQADNGKTGLELLQQHPEIDLVLSDIRMPLMDGIGMIQAYKKINNEVPIFMMMTGYSDLSPEEIYDFGANALFQKPFNRGQINEAVKAALAPKAMLWTQKPEYKEKTVLQELNLKDMASLSLGRGGLFVPTKERFPQVETPVNTNIHFENGESMELTGLVRWVRKTATSQYPSGYGLEITYADPESKARLLPQIQSSKYIPFIPKC, encoded by the coding sequence GTGCCTTCAATTCTAATTGTGGATGATGAAGAATTGCTGCGGTCAATGCTTGTGCTCAATTTTGAGAACCAAGGTTTCAAAATTTTTCAGGCAGACAACGGTAAAACTGGGCTCGAATTACTTCAGCAACATCCAGAGATTGACCTAGTTCTCTCTGATATTAGAATGCCGCTCATGGACGGCATCGGCATGATTCAGGCTTATAAAAAGATAAATAACGAAGTTCCAATTTTCATGATGATGACAGGGTATAGCGACTTGTCGCCCGAAGAAATATACGACTTTGGCGCCAACGCCCTCTTTCAAAAGCCTTTTAACCGCGGGCAAATTAACGAGGCTGTCAAAGCAGCCCTTGCGCCGAAAGCTATGTTATGGACTCAAAAGCCAGAGTACAAAGAAAAGACCGTTTTGCAAGAACTGAACCTCAAAGACATGGCATCCCTGTCTTTGGGCAGAGGCGGACTATTTGTCCCCACCAAAGAACGCTTTCCCCAAGTTGAAACGCCGGTGAATACAAACATACATTTCGAAAACGGCGAATCTATGGAATTAACTGGACTCGTACGGTGGGTAAGAAAAACTGCTACCAGTCAATATCCAAGCGGCTACGGGCTTGAGATTACCTACGCAGATCCTGAAAGCAAGGCAAGGTTGCTGCCTCAGATTCAAAGCTCCAAGTATATTCCTTTTATCCCCAAATGCTAA